The Alosa sapidissima isolate fAloSap1 chromosome 8, fAloSap1.pri, whole genome shotgun sequence genome segment attttaccttttttttttattcaggaaACGTATGTGGACTCCTCTATGAGCTGCGCATGCGTTCATATCTGATTATTTGTGGCAGCTGAGGCTGGGGGCTGGAAGCACTCCGctctcttttttatttcttgACGGTATCGTTTGTCGACAGTTTTGTTCAGTTTTCTGTTGATTTACAAAGTACAATGACTGAACAATCCGCACTACTTCTTCGAAAACAGCTGGcaggtgagaaaaaaaaatcgtaTTATATTTGGTAGCTAATCCGAAATGGTCGAGCTTGTTGTCGATAGCAAGCCATAGCTTTCCAGAGCTGgttccattctctctctgccccGGGCTGGCTTCAAAGACTGTTGACAGTgaagctgtttgtttacaacagCAGTTTGCTTAGTTGGGTCAGGCATCCCCGTCTTAATAATGTGTGTCGCATTTTTTTGGTTAAGTCAAATGTGTATATTGTCATCTTTGAAAACACAACTGATATGCCTACTTCATTAGCAGCTGATTTGAGGGTTGAGAGGTATTGTTAGCCAGTTGGCTGCCCTTGCTAGCGTGTGGTTCATTAGTATGTTCAAGAGAGTTAACGTTACCTGCTAGCTGCGATTTGTGCAGTTGCTAACATGGCCAACATACAGCAGTTGTTGTTCAGACCAATGTTCCCTATTTTGCAATAAAATGTTTTTGGGAGAAAGTATTTTGAACACGACAGTCATCTGTCGAATTGCAAACGTTTGATATTCACTGTATTGTCACCCTAACAAATCGGAACAAAGGAACGATCCGCTCCCTTGTCTTAGCTATTTGTCCTTATTTGTGGTGCCATCTGCAATTATGTATACCATAACTGTACGATCCTCTATGATTGTGACATTTGCGACTCGTATTTGCTATGTTCGTAACTTAGGCTATGGGTGCTTTCATAAATTCGATGTTGTCAGTTGTTGCCATATTCCATCTGTTGTAGTTGTATAGGCGGCTTATACAGAGCATAAGCTGGTTGTGTTGTCTCGTATGGAGATGAAATTGACGCATGTGTTAGTATGTTCGTCGTCCTGCTTTTTATTATAACAGTACCCAGGATTGTTGTTAACCGCAGATCTAGCCTTACCACAGCACCATGTTGAGGATTCAATAGGCTAACCTACATAAGGCAGCTTTCTAGCTGTTGCGCTATGGCCATGATGTAGGGTTCCATAGCGTGGGGTCCATTTGGGCTGGACTTTCTATCAATCTGTTGTTAGCCTCTGTTGACATTGCGAGAGAATGTCTCCCATTTAGTAGCCTGGCGAgcctagatttctaggctacccatTTAGAATATCAAATATGAAAATATATCAACCCATTAGTAGGcctgatgatgattatgataatttattattattattattattattattattattattattatatatacacacaaatacataagtAACATAACATATAAAAGCGCTTAGCCCAGAGTGCAGTTATCCACAATGGCTTGCAAAATCATGTCTATCCATTGTGAAATCAGCTTCCCAACAGGAAGGGGTAGGTCTAGGCCTAGATATGCTGGAACAAGCAGTGGTGATTAGAGGAATCAGGTGGTTGGATAATTGCTTGAAAGTGGTTAATGGGGTTACTACCTCCCTGCTTCATCAGGCTTTAGGActtacagtgtgtgtctgtttgtctccaTGCTTTGTGAAGTGGGTCTTGACTGCTTGCCAACTAGTGCAATCTTCCTTTTTCAGAGCTCAACAAGAACCCTGTCGAGGGATTTTCTGCTGGGCTCATAGACGATGACGACATCTATAAATGGGAGGTTGTCATCATCGGCCCACAGGACACGCTCTTGTAAGTTTTTCCCGTGTTTGTTATGACTGCTTGCAGGCCGTCTCATGGTAATCATGTTGCGGCAGCGCTGGGAGACAGGCTCTGACTGTTACAGTGTCTCCCTACAGTGAAGGAGGCTTTTTTAAAGCATACCTGACCTTCCCTTATGACTACCCTCTACGGCCGCCAAAGATGAAGTTCATCACTGAGATCTGGCACCCTAACGGTAATCCATCCcatcccaacacacatacacacacacaccccggtgCTGCTGCCGCCATCACCCTTGAGAGATTTGCGTATAGTGACAGGGGAAATAAGTCATGAATTAATTGGCGTGCCTATAGAGAGCACCAAGCATCCAACTTTGTGTATTGCTTTGATTTTCTCTTCAGCAAGTAATCACAATACTAAGTCACAGctggtaatgttttttttttttcccactagAAAAACACCCATTGGTTATTTTTTAGAGGAAATGATTATGAACACCATATTCAGATGTATAACTAGTTTAATTGTGTGGGGACTTGCAAGCATCGTCATCGTGTCTGATAGAAACGGAATGTGTCTAATAGAAACGGAATCTAATAGAATGTTTCTAATAGAAACGGAATCTAATAGAATGTGTCTAATAGAAACGGAATGCTCTACATACTCTACATGTATTGACCATTTCTCCCCGTCATGTGTCAGACATGGACCCTCAGTCTGACTGTGCTGCCTGCTGCACTCTGCTTCTGCTCAAAAACACgcctgttgttattattattattattattattattattattattattagcttACAAAAATATGTCCTCATACaacctttatttttaaatgctcTGGTCTATCTGGTCTAAGTGATGAAGTGCAGCCACATTGAATTAGTGTATGCCCTTGGCCAGTGTCTCATGCATTCATCCACCCCCCCTGTCCTTCCCTGTATCcacgccctcctcctcctcctcctcctcttccttattttcctctttcttctcctgctccttctcttcctcctccacattTTCCTtattctcctcttccttctccctcctcctcttcctcctccttattCACATCCCCTTCCTCATCCCTCCTGTTGCAGTGGCCAAAAACGGTGACGTGTGCATCTCGATCCTGCATGAGCCGGGCGAGGACAAGTTTGGCTACGAGAAGCCGGAGGAGCGCTGGCTGCCCATCCACACGGTGGAGACCATCATGATCAGCGTCATCTCCATGCTGGCTGACCCCAATAGCGACTCGCCCGCTAATGTCGACGCAGCGGTAAGGGTCACTCCGTCTCCAAGGACACCAGTCCTTTACTCCCAAGGAAATCAATCCCTTTTTGCTCGAAGatgcctcctccatctcttctctctctctctctgtgtgtgtgtgtgtgtgtgtgtgtgtgtggatttatcGTGTTTATGTTTGGTCCACAGAAAGAGTGGAGGGAGGACCCAAACGGCGAGTTCAAGAGGAAGGTGGCCCGCTGTGTACGAAAGAGCCAAGAGATGGCATTCGATTAACCCCGGTCTCTCCCCATTTTTGTGGATAATCCCATGgtaaggaaacacacacacacagagttaaaaTCTGTTTGCAGTGTTTTTTACTGTATCATtcattacatgtgtgtgtggttctgtttGTATATTCCCTCTTCCAGCTAAACTAATGTGTATCATGAGAGCCAACCTTACCCTTCAGAGGTGGACTATTTCACCCAGCAATTGTAAATAAAGAGATGAGATCAGCCAAGCACTTCAGTACCCTGAGGTCCATCTCTGgcatgtgctctctctcccctggggGGCCAGCAGAGAGACCTACCAGCTAAACCACCCTCTgtctccttccctcccctcccctaccGGGAAGTGTATATTTCATTCTATTTATTTAAGAAATGACAATGTAAGATATGTCTCTACTGTAAAATATCTCGCTTTTTTTATTGCTGCTGAACAGTTTCTACTTTGTATCAGGTTTCTTATGCAATTTGTGGATGTTTGTGGTTCTATGGACTATGATGCCCTCGGAAGCCAGAATTGTCATCACAATCATAATTACTGTTgtaatattactattattattattattattattattatgatggcTCTTGTTAGTACCAATCGACCTGTGTTCTCAATGCCCTCCCCCTCACTGTTGccttatgtttttgttttttgctctTTCCTGAATATTTTGGCCGTGGCTGTAGGCGGGAGTCATTTAAGTGTGTTTATGGGGTTTTAGGCATAGCCGCACATTGGAgttatacacacaccacaccacgcacacacacacatatatacacaccgcaccacacgcacgcgcacacacacacacatacacatacgtatGTGTTAGGCTACCCACTGGCCCCTGTCCGTGTCCAGCAATGTCTATCGTCCCTATGCCCTGTTCCCCTGATGCGTGACCACTGACACTCACGCCCAAGGATCTGTGTAACGTTAACTGACTTAAAATGCACTGGAACCTTCACATACCTCTGTGGCAGTGTGGCTGATCGATGTTGTTTACATGAAATATGATAAGATTTAATTGGACGTACATCTCAGCAAtgcatgtgtaaaaaaaaaaatgtttttatgtcTATGTAGCATGCTtgtaattttatttaatgaatAAAAATTGGTATATTTTAAAATTGGACATTATTTGATGAAGGGAGAATTCACAGTTCTGaatggtgtatgtgtgcgtttcGCTGGTTTCAAATGGGTCAGTGTGAAACAGAGGGGGTGATGGTGTAGGAGAGAAAACGGCTGCcatcacaacacaaaacaaaacaaaggctATATCTTGCGCCTGATTCACAGAATTATGGATTTTCCCTTTTAAAAAGCTAGCTGTAGGATAAGGATGCCATTTTAAGTAATTGACATTTGGTGGCAATTGTAACcacttgattttttttcttcagttttCTCTTTTAATGTTGGTGTCAAAATGGCAGCAGCTGAAATGGACACTTTCTTTTAGTTGCTCTGTGCGTCAATGCTGATGTTATCTTCTGGGGTAAGGACATCCCCAAAAATAGACTTGAAGCACTGATCAAGCAGTTTGACGGCAGGTCTGCAGGAGGATGAAAGATGGCTCTGTTGTGGTGTGCATTTTCCttgtttatttttcaaaacCTGGAGAATCTCATGAAGTTAATGGCCAGACCTGTGTTGCGCTGTATTGGCCCCCAAGACGCTGCACGTGAGATCATGAAGCAATACTATTCACTCCAGTACCAGTACCATGCAAATGTGTTTTCAGGTAAATCACTCCATTAATCATCCCGTAGATATTTTACAGCTCTTCgttttgtgtattgtgtgtttaaaggtgagcccaataaataaataaagattctttttcataaaaaaaaaaaaacattcaagtcTGTCCTTGTGTAGACtgtctttggtgtgtttgtTGTCTAGAGGTGGTAACATCCTACAAATACAGTAagccagtaaaaaaaaaaaaaaactgagaaagAGGCAGTCTATGAGGTCAACAAACACAGATGTTAACCATCTCAAAATATTTACCCTTCAGCTATTGATAACGGTCTCTGGACACGCAAGCGCAGCAGATAAGAGTGTTGCGCATAGTCCGCTTCTGCCAGCACCCAATCATGTCAATCACGCGTCTGTGCTACGAGACGAGTTTCCACAACATCAGGGAGCGCTGCGCAGCAGTCACAGAAACAAGAAACGCATCCACAGCATTTGCGTACATAGGCTAAGATACAACCATGAGGAAGCAGGTTACCTTCTTGGAGGAAGGAAACAGAGAGCGTAACCAACATGGGAACAGTAGGTACATGCCAACAAGGTAAGCTATCTAGGAGTTGGATTTTATGTGAACCTATTTTGTGGACGTTTCTAGGGTACCGAGCAAAGGCATTTGATTCTGATGTCATGAATAGTCATTAAAGAAAGAAAGGTATTCGTAGTCGCTGATGATCTGTATCCTTGTAGGTCTGCGGGGTCTCCACACGCATCCACGATCCATTTGAACGGTATGTTTCACTCTAGGGCCTTTTCGTTGGCTCACAGAGGGGTTGAAACGGGTGTTAAGTTTCTCAGTTGAAACACGACCCACACGAAATGAGAAAGGCCACAGGGGTGAAGACTGTCAGTAGCCCAAAAGAGACGAGAAGAGTCAAAGAGCTTGGATGAAAACTGACTAGCAGGCCTGTCTTCCATTTGCAATGCAAAATGTACTGCCAAATTGTTAACAATGATAAGCTAAGCTGTAATTAAAGTTCTTAATACAGCTAAAATGTGACTTGTAAATGTTTTCACACAGTTGATGAAAGCAATAATCAAAACAACAGGACTCGCAAAACGTTGCCGTATAAACCATTGCCACAACAAACAGCAGAAATCCAGCGCATGAAAACCATTCACATTCCCAAGTCAATGATGATGGCACCTTTCTTACAGGTACACTTATGATGAAGTGTGTATCTCACATTATATTATCATgtaaatatactgctcaaaaaaattaagggaacacatcaatcatacactggatcggtactctgacactgtttggttctgagcacaagtaaaacttttgaggcgagtgttttattttgcaagaactgtcagacattctgtgattgtagttgagaatggagaaaagggtggaaggtttcaaaaactgtgttttagcaattgtggaaaactgtaagtgtttccttaatttttttgagcagtatatattctatataatatattatgtaaTAAATAGTACATCGTTTTAATTGTGTTGACAATTGAAGTGAAACTGGAACCAAAGTTGTTTAAATGTATGTAGACAGTGTTTAAATCCTGCATGATGTTCATGTCCTTCCTTCCAGCACCCCAGTCTGTCTACAGGGCAGAAGCGGTACCTGTGCAGCATCGCTAGTGTGTACAGCACAGAGCACCTGCGCAGACAGATGCGCCAACACTACATCAGCATCCTCAGGAGCTGCGCCGCAACAGGTGGGAACACAGAGTGGCCTAGAATCAGAGGCTTTCTAATGAGGGGACACAGCATTCAAataatcctccatagaaatgaatGGGGTCAGTTCGTAACACCAATAATATGgtatttgtttaatttgtttacacatatcctgccccttcctgtatgcctccccattcacttCAATAGGAAAATAGCTGCCTGATAACTGCCCAGAGCGCgttaccaagatggccgccgagtgATGGGACTTCCCTAAAAGGACTTGAATGCAACGAGTCTCAGTTCTGTTTCTCAGCCCCCAGCAGCCACCACTGGGCCCTATGCCCGACCTTCGACAACTTCCCTACCTGTTTCTTAACTCTGCCTGGTTAACATGCATGAGCAAAATTGCCGATGCCCCTGGCTGGCTAAGAAATACTTAAATTTGGTCAGATCTGTGATGTAGGCCTGTTAACATAATGATTTGATCTAAAAGGTTTACTGCACTTTTGAGTTTAAGGTGTTCTCTTTAATATTGATTTGAAGAACATGTCTTCCTGAGGGTGTGCTGTATTCCCAGTGAAGTGTTAAACGTGTAGAGACATGTCATTATGAGAACACATCCGCCACAGAGAAAGAGTGTTTCAATTTCACTGATTTCACTCAGGCCAgttgagatggaggagaaatgtgAGCAGATGCTGATCCCGTGGCCAGAtaatcagacatacacacacacacacacacacatacacacacacacacacacacacacacacacacttaaaacttactagatatatgtgtgtgtgtgtgtgtgtgtgtgtgcttctgtttgtTCCCTCTTTCAGCTAAAGTAATGGGTTTCATGAGAGAGCCAACCTTATCCCTCAGAGGAGGACTATTTCACCCAGCAATTGTAAATAAACAGATGTGATCAGTTGAGCAGAAGCAGAGCCCCTGGCAGCTCCTAAAGGATTTAAGGTTTAAAAACCCTTTGCAGAGTGTAAACACGCCGGCATGCTCTGCTTTCAGCTGCAGGTCACAGATCAGCAGGCAGACACAGAGGGTCATCGGTGAAAGCTCACCTCAGAGGCCACCCGTCTTCTGTGGACAGCGGAGAAGGGCCCCCAACTCTCACCGGGACCAACACCATCCATGAGTGGCACAACAACACGGCACACTCTGGCAAACTAGTTCTGCCCCAAATCACCAGCCAGAACAGGTGAGCAGGCAGACATCACACTTTGACTCTGCAGTCATCGTTTCAAAATGTTTTAGATTGGATGATAATGACATGTATTTGTTACAATATTATTTATCCACCAAATAGTAAAAGTCACAGAAAAGTGAAGTCCAGTAAGCATGCATCATCCAAAGGTAATTTTAAATGACACATTATGATTAAAAACACATTTGATGACATTTGACAcattgtgggttttttttttaccattaaTTAAACATTAAATGATTTTCAAATTATAACATTTCCTAGGAACAAAGAGATGCACTCCTTACGAGCAAGAAGACCTGGAGGAAAACCTGAGTTCCCTCTctctggaggaggagatggacatTGTGCTGAACTGAATAACGGCTGTTTTGTCACTTCCTCCTCAGACTTCCTCACATGACCCCAGAGCATTTTATCACAGTTCACCTTTTAACTCAGTAAAGTAAACATCAAACTAATTATCTGAGCAATGTTATGATGTCCTGCCTTTTATGTTGACTGAATGTTTGTGGAATGAATGTACATTGTTTTAAGGATTTTTATTGCTGAATTGGATTAAACATTGAATGACATAATATAATGATTATctcagaatgtttttttttaaatgttgttgAAACAGATGATTAACCTTAAATTCTCTATTGATTATCTGATACATTTATTTGTAAGTGATGCTAACAAACAACCTTTCTTTACTGTGCTCTTGATTGAATTTGTAGAGCTTTATAATATTGTTTCATTCTATTGGAAGGGATTGAATCAGCACATAGCATTTGTAAGCAGGAATAACAAAGGCCTACACCTCTTTCTTCACCGATTCTTACATATTTTCTTGAATAATTAATGGTAGAATAATTGATTTGgcaaaaaatagttccaaatcCAACATCTCCAATTTATATTGCCTGCGCCATTGGTAGACTACATCATTTTCACCATAGGGTGGCGCACTTGTTTTGCTCTCAAACAGCTTACAACCTGAACAATTTCCAGTTGAAGTTTAACTCCACCGCCAGTCAACACTTCTGTAACTGACTGCAGTAAAACTTTTATGCGATCATCTACAAGTCATCTAGTATATTTTAAGTGACAACCACCAGAAGAGCTCGACATGAAATGTGCCATCGAGGGAAGTAATGTGAAGGGTAGGTGGCTCGCGATGGTTATCAAGCTAGCTGGATAGCTCCCTTTCTTAGATAAAAGGACAACACGTAAGGTGTTTACGGTTATTCAGGGAATATGTGTAGTTAATGAACTGAAATAtgtttatctatttatctaatATATTTCCTTCTGTTAGAAATGTTTCTAAAGGGCTTTTTACGTAATGAGAGTGAACATGCATGCTAACATTTATTGAACTAGCATCTAGCTAGCAATGCTGCTTCTGCGTGCTTTATTTAGCTTGCAGACAGCAGTTACTTTGTCTGTCAGAAAAAACGAGTTTGATTCGAAATTAACATTAGAGAAGGATAACCATTTTGAGAGTAGCAACAGGATCGAGGCTAGTGATGTAATAGGTTGTAATGTTAACTAAAATCTTTGGTGTAACTTTGTATCATTTTTCAAAACATGACCATTTCCATGTAGTCTAGTTTATTTCACAGCTGATCAGTGGTATGTCATGGGGTGATGGGTCAAGAAAACTCAGTCAAGCTGAAGTAATACATTTTACCTCATGTAAAAAGAAGATGATAGAGATGTATATTCTAACGGATATGTTTTGCAAAGCATTTGGAAAGGCGGTCCACGCCCTGTCTCGAATAGGAGAGGACCTGTGGTTGGACCCTCTGGAGAAGGGGGTATGTTCTTTATGGTCTGCTGTTACCTCAATCCTGCCCTGTTGCAGTATTTTTTTCACTGTCTCAgaatgaatttccccttggggatcaataaagtatctatctatctatctatctatcgaatTAACACTGGGAGCTATGAAAAATGTAGACCCCCAGCTACCAGATAGGCTTAATGAATTTTACTGCAGATTTGAATGCCCCCGACCCGACAAAGCCCCTGCAGCTAGAACTGACCCTGTATGCCCACCATTTGTGGTCAAAGAACATGAAGTCAAGGCCCTGCTCTGCAAACAGAATGTGAGGAAGGCAGCAGGGCCTGACGGTGTGTCTGCTTTCACTCTTAAGAACTGTGCCCACCAAGTTGCCTCtgtcttcacagacattttTAACTGGTCACTTCGGGAATGCAAAGTCCCTGCATGTTTTAAATCTGCTGTAATCATCCCTGTACCTAAAAAATCAAATATCAGCTGTTTGAATGACTACAGGCCTGTTGCTCTGACCTCTATTGCAATGAAGGTTTTTGAACTGTCTGTAGACAGTTAGCCAGTGTTGGGATGGACAGCTATCAGTTTGCTTACCATGCTAACAGGTCTGAAGAGGATGCTGTTACCCTGTGCCTCCACAGCATCCTGCAGCACCTAGAGGCCCCAGCTAAATATGCAAGAGTTTTATTCATAGATTACAGTTCTGCTTTTAACACTATTATACCCACTATATTATTTGGTAAACTCCAGTTGATGGGAATCAATCAATCCCTCTGTCACTGGATTTTAAACTTTTTATCAGACAGGCGGCAGGTGGTGAAAATAGACAACCTGTTCTCCAAACCCAGTATTCTCAACACTGGGGCCCCACAAGGAtgtgtcctctctcctctgctctattCTCTATACACCAATGACTGTGTGTCCCATTCTGAGAATGTGAAAATCTTCAAGTATGCAGATGATACAACTGTGGTGGGTCTTATCAGTAAGAACTGTGAGTCAGATTACAGATCTGAAGTGGCAGCCTTAGAGGTATGGTGTAAGGGGAACAACCTGTTTTTAAATGTCAACAAGACAAAAGAACTGATTATAGATTTTAGAAAAAATACAGTAGCTCACTCCCCTCTGATCATTGATGACCAGGCAGTAGAGAGAGTGTCTAGTTTCAAATTCCTTGGCACCACCATATGTCAGTCCCTAAAGTGGGAGGTCAACACCAACCTCATCATAAGCAAAGCCCACCAGAAGCTTCACTTTTTGCGCCAGCTGAGGAAGTTTGGTGTAGCTAGGGATGCAATGCTCCAGTTTTACAGAGCTACAGTGGAAAGTTTGCTTGTCTTCTCCATCACTGTCTGGTATGGTAACACCACCTCTTCAGAGAGGAAGCAGTTGGAGAAGGTGGTGCATTATGCATCCCAAATCATAGGACATGTCATCCCATATGTAGCCTCCATCTATGCCACACGGATTAGCCATAAAGCCCAGAAAGTACTGGGTGACCCCTCCCACCCTGCCAGGTTCCTTTTCCAACTACTGCCCTCTGGTAGGAGAGTCCAAAGTCTCAGGGGTAGAACATCTCGTTTCTGCAACAGTACTTACCCTGCCACTATTAGGCTCCTTAATGCTCAGTCACCTTGCAGAGCAAATCTGTACTAAATGACCTCTTTCATATGCACTTTATAGACTGTTTGAATGCTTGTCTATGTGATTGTCTTTCATGTTCTGTATGTTCCTGTGTCTGTCCTGTGTATTgtcttgtattttttttttaactggaaTGGCACCAAGACAAATTCCAATCAACTTTGTTGACATGGcaataaattattgaattgaattgaattgaattgaaatgatTAACGTTACATTGCTAACCCTTATGAAAAGGTGTATCCTACATCTTACCTTGATGTAATTGAAAATGAATGTGGTGGTGATGTTCATGAGGACATGTACTGCAGGTGGATATTTAGTAATGTAAGTAAGTGATGTAGTTGGTAGCCTCTATTTACATTAtactgactgtctgtctgtctctccatctatctgcctgtctgtctgtctgtccctatCTGTGTGAAGTTGGCGTTGCGGGCGGTGAACTCGGCCCACTCGGCGTACGCCTGCTTCCTGTTTTCGCCACTCTTCTTCCAGCTCTACTCCCTCCACCCTGGCACCCAGAGCCCCGGCACGCCCATCAAATGCAAACTAGCCATGAAGGTAGTCAGCCAgcattcctcacacacacacacacacacacacacaaacacaaacatgcacgcacacacacatgtgcacgcgcacacacacaggcgcacacacataggcgcacacacatacacactaatacgcacgcacacacacacacacacacacacacacacacacacacacacacacacgcacacagacgcacgcg includes the following:
- the LOC121715671 gene encoding ubiquitin-conjugating enzyme E2 G1-like translates to MTEQSALLLRKQLAELNKNPVEGFSAGLIDDDDIYKWEVVIIGPQDTLFEGGFFKAYLTFPYDYPLRPPKMKFITEIWHPNVAKNGDVCISILHEPGEDKFGYEKPEERWLPIHTVETIMISVISMLADPNSDSPANVDAAKEWREDPNGEFKRKVARCVRKSQEMAFD
- the LOC121715670 gene encoding protein FAM216A isoform X1; this translates as MRKQVTFLEEGNRERNQHGNSRYMPTRSAGSPHASTIHLNVDESNNQNNRTRKTLPYKPLPQQTAEIQRMKTIHIPKSMMMAPFLQHPSLSTGQKRYLCSIASVYSTEHLRRQMRQHYISILRSCAATAAGHRSAGRHRGSSVKAHLRGHPSSVDSGEGPPTLTGTNTIHEWHNNTAHSGKLVLPQITSQNSKSHRKVKSSKHASSKGTKRCTPYEQEDLEENLSSLSLEEEMDIVLN
- the LOC121715670 gene encoding uncharacterized protein LOC121715670 isoform X2; the encoded protein is MRKQVTFLEEGNRERNQHGNSRYMPTRSAGSPHASTIHLNVDESNNQNNRTRKTLPYKPLPQQTAEIQRMKTIHIPKSMMMAPFLQHPSLSTGQKRYLCSIASVYSTEHLRRQMRQHYISILRSCAATAAGHRSAGRHRGSSVKAHLRGHPSSVDSGEGPPTLTGTNTIHEWHNNTAHSGKLVLPQITSQNRNKEMHSLRARRPGGKPEFPLSGGGDGHCAELNNGCFVTSSSDFLT